In Candidatus Methanosphaera massiliense, the following are encoded in one genomic region:
- a CDS encoding 2-oxoacid:acceptor oxidoreductase subunit alpha — MADEKYFVQGNEACALGALAAGCRFFAGYPITPSTEIAEIMSKKLPTVGGHFVQMEDEISAVGAIIGASWGGQKVVTATSGPGISLMQENIGYAAMTETPIVIINMQRGAPSTGQPTRSAQADMMQSRWGAHGDYETISLAPSSVQECFDYTVKAFNLAEQYRCPVFVMGDEIVGHMREKIVVPEKVEIVPRTMPEKPDGVYLPYDAPKYGTAPMPSFGQGFNIHVTGLTHDKRGYPNTDDADVHTELVTRLCNKILKNSSEMSIIDAKFIDDADTIVLSYGIPSRSALTAVKQAREKGLKVGYIKLGVVWPFPAEKLLELTKNANRIIVPELNLGQVYLEVDRVLGKHAKVELLPKIGGALHTPSEILNKIMED, encoded by the coding sequence ATGGCAGATGAAAAATATTTTGTACAGGGTAATGAAGCTTGTGCACTTGGAGCATTAGCTGCAGGATGCAGATTCTTTGCAGGTTACCCAATCACTCCATCAACTGAAATTGCTGAAATCATGTCAAAAAAATTACCAACAGTAGGAGGACACTTTGTTCAAATGGAAGATGAAATTTCAGCTGTTGGTGCAATAATAGGTGCTTCTTGGGGTGGTCAAAAAGTAGTTACTGCTACAAGTGGTCCTGGAATATCATTAATGCAAGAAAATATTGGTTATGCAGCAATGACTGAAACACCAATAGTTATTATTAACATGCAAAGAGGTGCACCATCTACGGGACAACCAACAAGATCTGCACAAGCTGATATGATGCAATCACGTTGGGGAGCTCATGGGGATTATGAAACAATATCATTAGCACCTTCATCAGTACAGGAGTGTTTTGATTATACTGTTAAAGCATTTAACTTAGCTGAACAGTACAGATGTCCTGTATTTGTAATGGGTGATGAAATTGTTGGACACATGAGAGAAAAGATTGTTGTGCCTGAAAAGGTAGAAATTGTTCCAAGAACAATGCCTGAAAAACCTGACGGAGTATATCTTCCTTATGATGCACCAAAATATGGTACTGCACCTATGCCTTCCTTTGGACAAGGTTTTAATATTCATGTCACTGGATTAACACATGATAAAAGGGGATATCCTAATACTGATGATGCTGATGTACATACTGAATTAGTTACCAGGTTATGTAATAAAATCCTAAAAAATAGCAGTGAAATGTCAATTATTGATGCAAAATTTATTGATGACGCAGATACAATTGTATTAAGTTATGGAATTCCTTCAAGATCTGCATTAACAGCAGTAAAACAAGCAAGAGAAAAAGGATTAAAAGTAGGATATATTAAGCTTGGTGTAGTATGGCCATTCCCAGCTGAGAAATTACTTGAATTAACAAAGAATGCTAACAGAATAATAGTACCTGAATTAAATTTAGGACAAGTATATCTTGAAGTAGACAGAGTATTAGGTAAACATGCAAAAGTAGAATTACTTCCAAAGATTGGTGGAGCATTACATACACCATCTGAAATATTAAATAAAATCATGGAGGATTAA
- a CDS encoding 4Fe-4S dicluster domain-containing protein codes for MIYINEELCKGCYICIDICPRDVYTPSKKLNLKGVHVPIPDSTKCVKCQLCTLMCPDQVISIEAD; via the coding sequence ATGATATACATAAATGAAGAGTTATGTAAGGGATGCTATATTTGTATAGATATTTGTCCTAGAGATGTTTACACTCCATCTAAAAAATTAAATTTAAAGGGTGTACATGTACCTATTCCAGATAGTACAAAATGTGTCAAATGTCAATTATGCACTTTAATGTGTCCTGATCAAGTAATTTCAATAGAGGCTGATTAA
- a CDS encoding dihydroneopterin aldolase family protein, with protein sequence MEEDYFKNLSDRERAIFEGGISMGALYHQFVGTPVSIDTCSSLEHAIEESILLQPAVIDVDVSLNKDLIKQSSGTMGYTSLEGNMLNIQITTKINEISVCTCISYMEDLDYPLMYIKD encoded by the coding sequence TTGGAAGAAGATTATTTTAAAAATTTATCAGATAGAGAACGAGCAATTTTTGAAGGTGGTATAAGTATGGGTGCATTATATCATCAATTTGTTGGTACACCTGTTAGTATTGATACATGTTCCAGTTTAGAACATGCTATTGAAGAGAGTATATTATTGCAACCAGCAGTTATTGATGTAGACGTTTCTTTGAATAAAGATTTGATAAAACAATCATCTGGAACTATGGGTTATACTTCTCTTGAAGGGAATATGCTAAATATTCAAATCACTACTAAAATTAATGAAATATCAGTATGTACATGTATATCATATATGGAAGATTTGGATTATCCTTTAATGTATATTAAAGATTAA
- a CDS encoding DUF515 domain-containing protein gives MNFDYKQYYQQLKDALENENTSNKKTLHKRHTRYFEEQQNKELIIGGVVLFLIVIIIFSIGYYFLILSPNMEEIQNEKNIKINEVNSLFKDNMTDSSSKQAIISRINSANSVEEVDSIDVDSMAYPILKNELLDQINQYKDKYDRVQVNVNDTADIMSVKNASEYINLSTAHELADTHIERVDSVIIPLSINRKQAASGLLNVGDVIDIYKNNQNMSTDSQDNDENNSLNNTTSENDSTSEVTDVSNNEEYSNNSDTNKLVGGCIVVSILRSKDSGSIDSNMEVSESPNTRNITQTNSMDIQELLESESAGALDENQLNLLLDNYGYRLSNYERTSNLGDLDVDYIIMVEVPRDSVDDVISNMDNLIITIPTYDAPRWVNLTSN, from the coding sequence TTGAATTTTGATTATAAACAGTATTATCAACAATTAAAAGATGCATTGGAAAATGAAAATACATCTAATAAAAAAACACTGCATAAAAGACATACCCGATACTTTGAAGAACAACAAAATAAGGAATTAATAATAGGTGGAGTTGTACTTTTTCTTATAGTAATTATCATCTTCTCTATAGGATATTATTTTCTAATTCTCAGTCCAAACATGGAAGAAATACAGAATGAGAAAAATATAAAAATTAATGAAGTTAATTCTTTATTTAAAGATAACATGACAGATAGTTCTTCAAAACAAGCTATTATTTCAAGAATAAATTCGGCAAATTCAGTGGAAGAAGTAGATTCAATTGATGTAGATTCAATGGCATATCCTATTTTAAAAAATGAATTACTTGATCAAATAAATCAATATAAGGATAAATATGATAGAGTTCAAGTAAATGTAAATGATACAGCGGACATAATGTCCGTAAAAAATGCAAGTGAATATATTAATTTATCAACAGCTCATGAGTTAGCAGATACTCATATTGAAAGAGTAGATTCTGTTATAATACCTTTGAGTATTAATAGAAAACAAGCAGCAAGCGGATTATTAAACGTGGGTGATGTTATAGATATTTATAAAAATAATCAAAACATGTCTACAGATTCACAGGATAATGATGAGAATAATTCTCTTAATAATACCACTTCTGAAAATGATTCAACTTCTGAGGTAACTGATGTGTCAAATAATGAAGAGTATAGTAATAACTCGGATACTAATAAATTAGTTGGTGGTTGTATTGTAGTATCTATCTTAAGGTCTAAAGATTCTGGGTCCATAGATTCTAATATGGAAGTTAGTGAATCACCAAATACACGTAACATAACTCAAACCAATAGTATGGATATTCAAGAACTTCTCGAATCTGAATCAGCAGGTGCTCTTGATGAAAATCAATTAAATCTTCTATTAGATAATTATGGTTATAGATTATCTAATTATGAAAGAACTTCTAATTTAGGTGATTTAGATGTTGATTATATTATAATGGTTGAAGTACCCCGTGATTCAGTAGATGATGTTATATCTAATATGGATAATCTTATTATAACAATACCAACTTATGATGCACCAAGATGGGTAAATTTAACAAGTAATTAG
- a CDS encoding archaetidylserine synthase, which produces MDGNIFKMITIADIASMGNALSGLGSIFAIFIGNDVVAAQLLLLAVIFDSIDGPLARRFNRTQLDSVFGENIDSLADVISFGVAPAVILYATAPTYWIIIPCAIVLLCGLLRLTRYNTMLIDQRGPTRTFVGLPIPVTSFTLAALLLSSVYDVYVLSILMIIISILMISQLPYPKVSDKRVIGIVAVFMIICLIPGINRYFAYIPSYLLLLASLLYIFGTIIYGLFSETQIRNIQDRLSVFRDVGNRTSKSSGNLFKRK; this is translated from the coding sequence ATGGATGGCAATATATTTAAAATGATTACTATAGCAGATATTGCATCTATGGGTAATGCATTATCTGGTTTAGGTTCTATATTTGCTATTTTTATTGGAAATGATGTAGTAGCAGCACAGCTATTATTATTAGCAGTAATTTTTGATAGCATTGATGGACCATTAGCAAGAAGATTTAACAGAACACAATTAGATTCTGTATTTGGAGAAAATATAGATTCTTTAGCAGATGTGATTTCTTTTGGAGTAGCACCTGCTGTAATATTATATGCAACAGCACCAACATACTGGATAATAATACCATGTGCTATAGTTTTACTTTGTGGATTATTAAGATTAACCCGTTATAATACGATGCTTATAGATCAAAGAGGTCCGACAAGAACATTTGTAGGTTTACCAATACCTGTAACCTCATTCACTTTAGCAGCACTATTATTATCATCAGTATACGATGTATATGTACTATCAATACTCATGATAATAATATCAATACTAATGATTTCACAGTTACCATATCCAAAAGTAAGTGATAAAAGAGTAATAGGTATAGTTGCAGTATTTATGATAATATGTTTAATACCTGGAATAAACAGATACTTTGCATACATACCATCATACCTACTATTATTAGCTTCATTACTTTACATCTTCGGAACAATTATCTACGGACTTTTCTCAGAAACACAAATAAGAAATATTCAAGATAGATTAAGTGTTTTCAGAGATGTAGGAAATAGAACATCTAAATCATCAGGTAATTTATTTAAAAGAAAATAA
- the rnhB gene encoding ribonuclease HII: MTDDENKLVLGIDEAGRGSVIGPLVIGGVLMPKKKIRFLKRIGVKDSKKLTHKKRSVLSRKIKKITQFQTVQITAQEIDQQRQDGINLNQIETIGMESIITQMNPDICYIDCIDVNENRFHDKIQEKNPNIEIITEHKADDTYKIVSAASIIAKVERDKQIAIIKNEYGPVGSGYPSDRKTIDYLKTIENGEYPPIVRKTWNTIKNLEKNE; encoded by the coding sequence ATGACAGATGATGAAAACAAATTAGTATTAGGAATAGATGAAGCAGGAAGAGGCTCAGTAATAGGACCCCTAGTAATAGGTGGTGTTCTCATGCCAAAGAAAAAAATACGATTCCTAAAACGAATAGGTGTTAAAGATTCCAAAAAATTAACCCATAAAAAAAGATCTGTTCTATCAAGAAAAATAAAAAAAATAACGCAATTTCAAACAGTTCAAATAACAGCCCAAGAAATAGACCAACAAAGACAAGATGGAATAAACTTAAACCAAATAGAAACAATAGGTATGGAATCAATAATAACCCAAATGAATCCGGATATATGTTATATTGATTGCATAGATGTTAATGAAAATAGATTTCATGATAAAATACAAGAAAAAAATCCCAACATTGAAATAATAACAGAACATAAAGCAGATGACACCTACAAAATAGTATCAGCAGCATCAATAATAGCAAAAGTAGAAAGAGATAAACAAATAGCAATCATAAAAAATGAATATGGTCCTGTTGGATCAGGATATCCTAGTGATAGAAAAACAATAGACTACCTAAAAACTATTGAAAATGGAGAATATCCACCAATAGTTAGAAAAACATGGAATACTATAAAAAATCTTGAAAAAAATGAATAA
- a CDS encoding MotA/TolQ/ExbB proton channel family protein, giving the protein MDIIGIIGSTLNDVISMFQSGGVIVYILTIIGLYGLFLAIEKILYLRRASKIDLSELMIIVNESMAHGGSLEALRAIGNYKTPISRIISEALKIGYRSKSEVEDNMEQVFIVEMSKMMSGLSTIQTIIEIAPLIGLIGTVIGMWYTFKQLGINSDITLMANGIYIAIITTIFGLAVAIILLPLYMYIKSMIETQLDNIEIAKKMSNWRSAEMKIWIESDKEEVIEALQESPGIIKVKEIDDDQANLKIDLKPNMLEKGIKTIIRERSDTSNRIVESKLKQ; this is encoded by the coding sequence ATGGACATTATAGGCATCATAGGTTCTACATTGAATGACGTCATATCCATGTTCCAAAGTGGGGGAGTAATAGTATATATCCTCACAATAATTGGTTTATATGGTTTATTTCTTGCAATTGAAAAAATATTATACTTACGCAGAGCTTCAAAAATAGATTTATCAGAGTTAATGATTATAGTAAATGAATCAATGGCTCATGGAGGATCTTTAGAAGCACTACGTGCAATTGGTAACTATAAAACACCTATATCTCGTATAATATCTGAAGCACTTAAAATAGGTTACAGAAGTAAATCCGAAGTAGAAGATAATATGGAACAAGTATTCATCGTTGAAATGAGTAAAATGATGAGTGGTCTTTCTACAATACAAACAATTATTGAAATAGCTCCACTGATAGGATTAATAGGAACTGTTATAGGAATGTGGTATACATTCAAACAGTTAGGAATAAATAGTGATATCACTCTTATGGCAAATGGTATTTACATTGCAATCATTACAACAATTTTTGGATTAGCAGTAGCAATCATTCTACTACCATTATACATGTACATTAAGAGTATGATAGAAACTCAACTAGATAATATTGAAATTGCTAAAAAAATGAGTAATTGGAGATCTGCTGAGATGAAAATATGGATAGAATCCGATAAAGAAGAAGTAATTGAAGCATTACAAGAATCTCCCGGTATTATCAAAGTTAAAGAAATAGATGATGATCAAGCCAATCTTAAAATTGACCTCAAACCAAATATGCTAGAAAAAGGTATTAAAACAATTATTAGAGAACGTTCTGATACATCAAATAGAATTGTAGAGAGTAAATTAAAACAATAA
- a CDS encoding biopolymer transporter ExbD gives MAIDTKRYKDRIEHQSPNINLVPLLDVIFTIMIFLLVMLSQNPMDQPQNYTPDQISAKPNSQSGNSDYYLLPLNGLHKVTVNGVDYSDDIRNGAVAVHTRVMDEGQITMDSSTGTITIQAPEDLQDIAVKAPSSSSSST, from the coding sequence ATGGCAATAGACACTAAACGATATAAGGACAGAATAGAACATCAGAGTCCTAACATCAACTTAGTACCACTTCTTGATGTTATTTTTACAATTATGATTTTCTTACTTGTAATGTTAAGCCAGAATCCTATGGATCAACCACAAAATTATACGCCGGACCAGATATCCGCAAAGCCAAATAGTCAAAGCGGTAATTCAGATTATTATCTACTACCATTAAATGGATTACATAAAGTAACAGTAAATGGTGTAGATTATTCAGATGATATACGTAATGGAGCAGTAGCGGTACACACCCGGGTAATGGATGAAGGTCAGATTACCATGGATTCGTCTACTGGTACCATAACTATTCAGGCGCCTGAAGACCTACAGGACATAGCTGTAAAAGCACCGTCAAGTAGCAGTTCGTCGACGTGA
- a CDS encoding IMP cyclohydrolase: protein MYLGRIISIGSNDEGVYASYRVSSRSFPNRKSVINEEKVAIVPTEGSEGDIYKNPYISYNCIDIIDDICVVTNGSHTDIIAGKIREGMNMRDAVALSLLAMDYEKDQYNTPRIGGAINMKGEGYIGIVTDSGIEVKKVNPGEAYYVSVYEHNTPRKVDYDVKNATEATEYIYDKGVFSEFTHPVTSCAAFGKDKWEIDVKNP from the coding sequence ATGTATCTTGGAAGAATTATATCAATAGGTAGTAATGATGAAGGAGTATATGCTTCATACAGAGTATCAAGCAGATCATTCCCTAATCGTAAGTCTGTTATAAATGAAGAAAAAGTAGCAATTGTACCTACAGAGGGATCTGAAGGAGACATATATAAAAATCCTTACATAAGCTACAATTGTATTGATATTATTGACGATATCTGTGTTGTAACTAATGGATCACATACCGATATTATTGCAGGTAAGATAAGAGAAGGCATGAATATGAGAGATGCTGTAGCATTATCTTTACTTGCTATGGATTATGAAAAAGATCAATATAATACTCCACGTATTGGTGGTGCTATAAACATGAAAGGAGAAGGATACATAGGTATAGTCACAGATAGTGGAATAGAGGTTAAAAAAGTAAATCCTGGTGAAGCTTACTATGTATCGGTATATGAGCATAATACTCCTAGAAAAGTAGATTATGATGTTAAAAATGCTACAGAAGCTACTGAATATATTTATGATAAAGGAGTATTTAGTGAATTTACACACCCTGTAACATCATGTGCCGCATTTGGTAAAGATAAATGGGAAATTGATGTTAAAAATCCTTAA
- a CDS encoding coenzyme F420-0:L-glutamate ligase, translating to MKLEIKGIEDFPLIKENDNLPEIIFETIQKNNIKLEDDDILVLAETVVSKAEGNYVKIDDVEPSKQAYAMAIESEKDPKQCQIILDHTKDIIRCQTGLIITETEHGFICANSGIDNSNCEEGYVTPLPVNPDKSAQEIKKYLDDKFNANIGVIISDTQGRAWRVGAIGVAIGISGFHPITDFRGSIDLYGQELMSTIEGTADELAGAASLLMGQSNSGICLVLIRGYDLSQVRCDIEESSINEILRDKETDAFR from the coding sequence ATGAAATTAGAGATTAAGGGAATAGAGGATTTTCCATTAATAAAAGAAAATGATAATTTACCTGAAATAATATTTGAAACTATACAAAAAAACAATATTAAACTAGAAGATGATGATATTCTAGTTCTTGCAGAAACAGTTGTTTCTAAAGCTGAGGGAAATTATGTTAAAATAGATGATGTTGAACCATCAAAACAAGCCTATGCAATGGCTATTGAAAGTGAAAAAGATCCTAAACAATGTCAAATAATATTAGACCATACAAAAGATATTATTAGATGTCAAACGGGATTAATAATTACTGAAACAGAACATGGATTTATCTGTGCTAATTCAGGAATAGATAATAGTAACTGTGAGGAAGGCTACGTTACACCACTCCCTGTTAATCCAGACAAAAGTGCTCAGGAAATAAAGAAATATCTTGATGATAAATTTAATGCAAATATAGGAGTTATTATATCTGATACTCAGGGACGAGCATGGCGTGTAGGAGCCATAGGTGTAGCTATTGGTATTAGTGGATTCCATCCTATCACTGATTTTAGAGGTTCTATAGATTTATATGGACAAGAATTAATGAGTACTATTGAAGGTACTGCTGATGAACTTGCAGGTGCAGCTTCTCTTCTTATGGGTCAATCAAATAGTGGTATTTGCTTAGTACTTATTAGAGGATATGATTTATCACAAGTTAGATGTGACATTGAAGAATCATCTATTAATGAAATTTTAAGAGATAAAGAAACAGATGCATTTAGGTAG
- the cofD gene encoding 2-phospho-L-lactate transferase, whose translation MITVLSGGTGTPKLLQGIKEIVKPEDLTVIVNTLENNYFSGVYVSADIDTVMYTLCNLINDELWYGRKDDTFYTHDTLEKLGYHEKLRIGDKDRALKIQKTELIKKYTLQEAVQIQKNALGIKSNILPMSNEQPTVKIDTNEGLMSFHDFLITHQSKPEVKDVIYKEVEPANGVIEAIEESDHVIIGPSNPITSINPILIMPGVKSALKKTYVTSVSPIIGDSAVSGPASKFMKAKGYDVDCMGVCSIYKDFLNHYIINTTDYKYKNIIEKMISKVSVENIILKNMEDKIQLAEKILRID comes from the coding sequence ATGATTACTGTTCTTTCAGGTGGTACTGGAACACCTAAATTATTACAAGGAATTAAAGAAATTGTTAAACCAGAAGATTTGACTGTTATAGTTAATACGCTGGAAAATAATTATTTTAGTGGAGTGTATGTTTCAGCAGATATAGATACGGTTATGTATACATTATGTAATCTTATAAATGATGAATTATGGTATGGTCGTAAAGATGATACATTCTATACACATGATACACTTGAAAAATTAGGATATCATGAAAAACTTCGCATAGGTGATAAAGACCGTGCCTTAAAAATACAGAAAACAGAATTAATTAAAAAATACACGCTACAAGAAGCTGTTCAAATACAGAAAAATGCTCTTGGAATAAAATCCAACATATTACCTATGAGTAATGAACAACCAACAGTAAAAATTGATACAAATGAGGGATTAATGAGTTTTCATGATTTTCTCATAACACACCAATCCAAACCAGAAGTTAAAGATGTTATTTATAAGGAAGTAGAACCAGCTAATGGAGTTATTGAAGCAATAGAAGAAAGTGACCATGTGATAATAGGTCCTTCTAATCCTATTACATCAATTAATCCTATTCTAATAATGCCTGGAGTAAAATCTGCACTGAAAAAAACATATGTTACAAGTGTATCTCCAATTATAGGTGATAGCGCTGTTAGTGGCCCTGCTAGTAAATTCATGAAAGCTAAAGGATATGACGTTGATTGCATGGGCGTATGCTCTATCTATAAAGATTTTTTAAATCATTACATAATAAATACTACAGACTACAAATATAAAAATATTATAGAGAAAATGATTTCTAAGGTATCTGTAGAGAATATTATATTAAAAAATATGGAAGATAAAATACAGTTAGCAGAAAAGATACTTAGAATAGATTAA
- a CDS encoding GTP cyclohydrolase III — protein MIQITLIQIDNYGPWTVTPGPRAEPDLQTLQSRLYGDLEREFGAHGGIVFFNRFDNLIAVSNGMDYDDHLLIQQSIRNRYPITISMGVGTAETAIEAQKIATKMIQNGGGAQSAERCEILNIDSLAEDEDSFVQIAHIDINDITTNLTDKKTAYDTSIKVYDVLLTLMKELSEIGAMCFFIGGDNYMAPSNNISKDQLRDALKRVDEKTGIRLKAGVGIAKKAGRAADLADIGLEDIRAGLTDDSVLIFNDLD, from the coding sequence ATGATACAAATTACGTTAATACAAATAGATAATTATGGGCCTTGGACTGTTACACCAGGACCACGAGCCGAACCAGATTTACAAACATTACAATCAAGATTATATGGGGATTTAGAAAGAGAATTTGGTGCTCATGGTGGAATCGTATTTTTCAACAGATTTGATAATTTAATTGCAGTTAGTAATGGCATGGATTATGATGATCATTTACTAATCCAGCAATCAATACGTAACCGATACCCTATCACTATCAGTATGGGAGTTGGAACTGCCGAAACAGCTATTGAAGCTCAGAAAATTGCTACAAAAATGATACAGAATGGTGGTGGAGCTCAATCAGCAGAACGCTGTGAAATACTGAACATTGATTCATTAGCAGAGGATGAGGATAGCTTTGTTCAGATTGCTCACATTGACATTAATGATATTACAACCAATTTAACAGATAAGAAAACTGCATATGATACATCAATTAAGGTATATGACGTTCTATTAACCTTGATGAAAGAATTATCTGAAATTGGTGCAATGTGCTTCTTTATTGGTGGAGATAATTACATGGCTCCATCCAATAATATTTCCAAAGACCAATTACGTGATGCTCTAAAAAGAGTAGATGAAAAAACAGGAATTAGATTAAAGGCTGGTGTAGGTATTGCTAAGAAAGCTGGAAGAGCTGCAGATCTTGCAGATATTGGCCTTGAAGACATTCGTGCAGGTCTCACAGATGACTCTGTACTAATATTTAACGATTTAGATTAA
- a CDS encoding tRNA-dihydrouridine synthase, with the protein MNVISAMAGITDGEFCKKFTKQNVDMITLGGYNSDIESFKAGLENSVNDRREFLTCPHHLSVEISEQVELIKEYNPSWKGLVNVNLRGTEPTSFKLLQDNKDIDVLEVNAHCRQEATEKAGAGQGLLKNPEKLSKVLEEVSSHKNYDISVKIRANVENVNTLKIVELIESYNVKYLHVDATNPGIMEADYDIINKISNITNMHLIGNNSVTTREDYEKMLDSGADSVSVARAAMDGDVTNIFK; encoded by the coding sequence ATGAATGTAATATCTGCCATGGCTGGAATTACCGATGGAGAATTCTGTAAAAAATTCACAAAACAAAATGTAGACATGATTACACTTGGTGGTTATAACTCTGATATTGAATCATTTAAAGCAGGACTTGAAAACTCAGTTAATGATAGACGTGAATTTCTAACTTGTCCTCATCATTTATCTGTTGAAATATCAGAACAAGTGGAATTAATAAAAGAGTATAATCCTTCATGGAAAGGACTTGTTAATGTTAATTTAAGAGGAACAGAACCTACATCCTTCAAATTACTACAGGATAATAAAGATATTGATGTATTAGAAGTTAATGCTCATTGCAGACAAGAAGCTACTGAGAAAGCAGGTGCAGGTCAGGGATTACTTAAAAACCCTGAGAAGTTATCTAAAGTATTAGAAGAAGTATCCTCACATAAAAACTATGATATTAGTGTTAAGATAAGAGCTAATGTAGAAAATGTGAATACTCTTAAAATTGTAGAATTAATTGAATCATATAATGTAAAATACTTACATGTTGATGCTACTAATCCAGGTATTATGGAAGCTGATTACGATATAATTAATAAAATCAGTAATATCACTAACATGCATTTAATAGGAAATAATAGTGTGACAACACGAGAAGATTATGAAAAAATGCTGGATAGTGGTGCAGATAGTGTTTCTGTTGCACGAGCAGCAATGGATGGAGACGTTACTAATATATTTAAATAA
- a CDS encoding TMEM175 family protein — protein MKFLHDIKKNRLSVDSLESIVDDIFAVAMTILAFTIVVPGLRQVNTMGLSNYLNQFGSQLSLLIICFIILGNNWVTERELLSSVEKIDRTLIDITLILLIGVMSYPIFMNLVNTLGNEYPIFIEYYHLNKLFVAILFVIQWRHISSNQLPLKKSWNIRSIKHNIKLIDNSWAIKTLAFKIFYYPIVVVIALIVSYWYPGPSRYVYVLLLLKPVLTNYNEKYYFEKIKEKINNDNVILSNISDSVNNMSIEDKNCLDEISKNFNDLDLSELRDLDFNELEENRKQLLDIVVNQHHEILENIAPFEALKKENKDFDSDDKIEYYVKYRAILDYYKKKNN, from the coding sequence TTGAAATTTTTACATGATATTAAGAAAAATCGTCTTTCAGTTGATTCATTAGAGTCTATTGTAGATGATATATTTGCTGTAGCAATGACTATTCTTGCATTTACAATTGTTGTGCCAGGTTTAAGACAGGTAAATACTATGGGACTCTCTAATTATCTTAATCAATTTGGATCACAACTATCCTTATTAATTATATGCTTTATAATTTTAGGAAACAACTGGGTTACTGAGAGAGAACTCTTAAGTTCTGTTGAAAAAATTGATAGAACATTAATAGATATTACACTAATTCTGTTAATAGGCGTGATGTCCTATCCTATATTTATGAATTTAGTAAATACACTTGGAAACGAATATCCCATATTTATAGAATATTATCACTTAAACAAGTTATTTGTAGCTATACTATTCGTAATACAATGGAGACATATATCTTCTAATCAATTACCTTTAAAAAAATCATGGAATATACGTAGCATTAAACATAATATCAAATTAATTGATAATAGCTGGGCTATCAAGACACTTGCATTTAAGATATTTTATTACCCCATAGTTGTTGTAATAGCCTTAATCGTGTCTTATTGGTATCCTGGACCTAGTCGATACGTATATGTATTGCTTTTATTAAAGCCTGTGTTGACTAACTATAATGAAAAATATTATTTCGAAAAAATAAAAGAAAAAATAAATAACGACAATGTAATCCTGTCTAATATTTCGGATTCTGTGAATAACATGTCCATTGAAGATAAAAATTGTTTAGATGAGATATCTAAAAATTTCAATGATTTAGACCTTTCTGAACTCAGGGATTTAGATTTTAATGAACTAGAAGAAAACAGGAAGCAGTTACTTGATATTGTTGTAAACCAGCACCATGAGATTCTGGAAAATATAGCCCCTTTTGAAGCATTGAAAAAAGAAAATAAGGATTTTGATAGTGATGATAAAATAGAGTATTATGTCAAATATAGGGCTATACTGGACTATTATAAAAAGAAGAATAATTAA